From the genome of Canis lupus familiaris isolate Mischka breed German Shepherd chromosome 8, alternate assembly UU_Cfam_GSD_1.0, whole genome shotgun sequence, one region includes:
- the FSCB gene encoding fibrous sheath CABYR-binding protein isoform X21: MEESDEPDQPISAGRQEIRKRRRLSQSMVDKSQQTEVTEKKKHLPISQSSGPKSTVSIGNIPGSKVNYESLRVSSQLQQTWTKRKHVQDMTDKSLQTEAIVEEKKEEIRSVGETVVPEEKPAAVGAAVPEFPETVQEVEIPPSRHSIQLKIDRSQQTSCTGDWSMMNIPQKEKVDKEQQTYFSETEIVVIGQPDSSFSKSNEVVQKSESSGKLFISEYPELLPSTSRDEEIRRISISKFLFSQQSKKGSLELSEDEQYVLGDVSPTAEEIFAEVQSLPDETTAENFPTEPQPPPIEEAPTEEGLATIEPTLSEEALSEGPPVEVQSPKVEEAPVEVQIFPAEEISAEEAPAKVESIPAKEAFSEEVYPEVQLTTAEEPPMRETEEFQPLLAETSPEVQPPPAEKAPAEEASDEVQPPLAETSPEVQLPPSEKAPADETSDEVQPPPAETSSEVQPPPAEKAPAEEASDKVQPPPAEKAPADETSDEVQSPPAETAPEVQPPPAEKAPAEEAPDEFQPPPAEKAPAEEAPDEVQPLPAEKAPADETSDEVQSPPAETTPEVQPPPAEKAPAEEAPDEVQPPPAEKALADETSDEVQSPPAETAPEVQPPPAEKALAEEAPDEVQPPPAEKALAEEAPDEVQPPPAEKALAEEAPDEVQPPPAEKAPADEAPDEVQPLPAEKAPAEEAPDEVQPPPAEKAPADETSDEVQSPPAETAPEVQPPPAEKAPAEEAPDEVQPPPSEKAPADETSDEVQPPPAEKAPAEEAPDEVQPPPAETSPEIQPPPSEKAPADEPSDEIQHAPAETSPEVEPPSAEEVPAEEAPIDVQSPPAETSPEVHSPLLEEAPVEEAAVEICSTPPEEAPKEDTSARVWSEPAGVALVEPQHPSAEETTLEMVPVDKQFPAAEEDFFTQISVEDVLAEVQPPPSEHTAADEPLVDHMSTEYQHLQTADVPVVKLESLVLEDQQKPEEPLELDPVPEDLSNIKKEQAPAFEIEGVFHIEIK; encoded by the coding sequence atggaagagagTGATGAACCTGATCAGCCCATCTCAGCAGGGAGGCAAGAAATTCGAAAAAGAAGACGACTCAGCCAATCAATGGTAGACAAATCCCAGCAGACTGaagtaacagagaaaaagaaacacttgcCTATATCACAATCATCTGGTCCTAAATCTACCGTTAGTATTGGTAATATTCCTGGAAGCAAAGTCAATTACGAGTCTCTCAGAGTATCTTCTCAACTTCAGCAAACTTGGACAAAGAGAAAGCATGTACAGGATATGACTGATAAATCTCTGCAAACAGAGGCTattgtagaagagaaaaaagaagaaatcagatcAGTCGGTGAAACAGTGGTACCTGAAGAAAAGCCAGCTGCTGTTGGAGCAGCAGTCCCTGAATTTCCAGAGACTGTTCAGGAAGTAGAAATTCCACCAAGCAGACATTCAATTCAACTAAAAATAGACAGATCTCAGCAGACCAGTTGTACTGGAGACTGGTCAATGATGAACattcctcaaaaagaaaaagtggacaAGGAACAGCAGACATACTTTAGTGAAACAGAAATAGTAGTTATTGGCCAACCAGATAGCTCTTTCTCAAAGTCAAATGAAGTTGTGCAAAAAAGTGAATCCTCAGGGAAGCTTTTCATTAGTGAATATCCTGAATTGCTACCCTCAACAAgtagagatgaagaaattagGCGGATAAGTATTAGCAAATTTCTATTTagtcaacaaagcaaaaaaggtTCTTTGGAACTTTCAGAAGATGAGCAATATGTTCTAGGTGATGTGTCTCCTACAGCAGAAGAGATCTTTGCTGAAGTCCAATCTCTGCCAGATGAGACTACTGCTGAAAACTTCCCTACTGAACCTCAGCCTCCACCAATTGAAGAGGCTCCTACAGAAGAGGGCCTTGCTACAATAGAGCCCACCCTAAGTGAAGAGGCTCTTTCAGAAGGGCCTCCTGTTGAAGTTCAGTCTCCAAAAGTTGAAGAAGCTCCTGTTGAAGTACAGATTTTCCCAGCTGAAGAGATTTCTGCAGAAGAGGCCCCTGCTAAAGTAGAGTCTATCCCTGCTAAAGAGGCTTTCTCAGAAGAGGTTTATCCTGAAGTTCAGCTTACAACAGCTGAAGAGCCTCCTATGCGAGAGACTGAAGAATTTCAGCCTCTACTGGCTGAGACCTCCCCTGAAGTTCAGCCTCCACCAGCTGAGAAGGCCCCTGCAGAAGAGGCCTCAGATGAAGTTCAGCCTCCACTGGCTGAGACCTCCCCTGAGGTTCAGCTTCCACCATCTGAGAAGGCCCCTGCAGATGAGACCTCTGATGAAGTTCAGCCCCCACCAGCTGAGACCTCTTCTGAAGTTCAGCCTCCACCAGCTGAGAAAGCCCCTGCAGAAGAGGCCTCAGATAAAGTTCAGCCTCCACCAGCTGAGAAGGCCCCTGCAGATGAGACCTCTGATGAAGTTCAGTCTCCACCAGCTGAGACCGCTCCTGAAGTTCAGCCTCCACCAGCTGAGAAAGCCCCTGCAGAAGAGGCCCCAGATGAATTTCAGCCTCCACCAGCTGAGAAAGCCCCTGCAGAAGAGGCCCCAGATGAAGTTCAGCCTCTACCAGCTGAAAAGGCCCCTGCAGATGAGACCTCTGATGAAGTTCAGTCCCCACCAGCTGAGACCACTCCTGAAGTTCAGCCTCCACCAGCTGAGAAAGCCCCTGCAGAAGAGGCCCCAGATGAAGTTCAGCCTCCACCAGCTGAAAAGGCCCTTGCAGATGAGACCTCTGATGAAGTTCAGTCTCCACCAGCTGAGACCGCTCCTGAAGTTCAGCCTCCACCAGCTGAGAAAGCCCTTGCAGAAGAGGCCCCAGATGAAGTTCAGCCTCCACCAGCTGAGAAAGCCCTTGCAGAAGAGGCCCCAGATGAAGTTCAGCCTCCACCAGCTGAGAAAGCCCTTGCAGAAGAGGCCCCAGATGAAGTTCAGCCGCCACCAGCTGAGAAGGCCCCTGCAGATGAGGCCCCAGATGAAGTTCAGCCTCTACCAGCTGAGAAAGCCCCTGCAGAAGAGGCCCCAGATGAAGTTCAGCCTCCACCAGCTGAGAAGGCCCCTGCAGATGAGACCTCTGATGAAGTTCAGTCTCCACCAGCTGAGACCGCTCCTGAAGTTCAGCCTCCACCAGCTGAGAAAGCCCCTGCAGAAGAGGCCCCAGATGAAGTTCAGCCTCCACCATCTGAGAAGGCCCCTGCAGATGAGACCTCTGATGAAGTTCAGCCTCCACCAGCTGAGAAAGCCCCTGCAGAAGAGGCGCCAGATGAAGTTCAGCCTCCACCAGCTGAGACCTCCCCTGAAATTCAGCCTCCACCATCTGAGAAGGCCCCTGCAGATGAGCCCTCTGATGAAATTCAGCATGCACCAGCTGAGACCTCTCCTGAAGTTGAGCCTCCTTCAGCTGAGGAGGTCCCTGCAGAAGAGGCCCCAATTGACGTTCAGTCTCCACCAGCTGAGACCTCTCCTGAAGTTCATTCTCCACTACTTGAGGAGGCCCCTGTAGAAGAGGCCGCAGTTGAAATTTGTTCTACACCACCTGAGGAGGCTCCTAAAGAAGATACCTCAGCTAGAGTTTGGTCTGAACCCGCTGGGGTAGCTCTTGTTGAACCTCAGCATCCATCAGCTGAAGAAACGACTTTAGAAATGGTCCCTGTTGACAAACAGTTTCCAGCAGCTGAAGAGGACTTTTTTACACAAATTTCTGTAGAAGATGTCCTTGCTGAAGTTCAGCCTCCACCATCTGAACACACTGCTGCAGATGAGCCTTTGGTAGACCATATGTCTACTGAATATCAACATCTCCAGACAGCAGATGTCCCAGTGGTAAAATTAGAATCACTGGTTTTGGAAGATCAGCAAAAACCTGAAGAGCCTTTGGAACTAGATCCTGTCCCTGAAGATTTGTCTAATATCAAGAAAGAACAGGCTCCTGCCTTTGAAATAGAGGGTGTCTttcatatagaaataaaatag